In the Leptospira inadai serovar Lyme str. 10 genome, one interval contains:
- a CDS encoding LptF/LptG family permease produces MKKTSPSQKGKGASAQSSANSKARSARKGSTEVFGVEAKGKVRQGTDLRSVRVHSIADLPPGFYVHTDREKFWRWIPILDRYILSEIVPPFFVSLLFFTTVYMALALQKMIGLFVGKGVDPLRLLDYFGYLLGNIMPMTIPMACLMSGVMAAGRLSGDSEITAIRSAGISFSRIYIVFLIFGTVMALVVGYLNFYLSPENTRKMEEFNKWVMAYNPLLAMTPGQFSGDKTQGLFEEKGRTMYTEGVNPETGELSGVQIREWTISLEGDEYFYIGTTAIPMGGSRLSQIIAAKKGTLVEKMGPNGEFEKSIRLKGGWILEWNQDKKGFSVYDLRNGEMDYNIPKKEEKKTLELNVSPETFTMPVLISIRNSIESEGLENIPGLEILHEMGLSIKGIGGLKAMVTQLQIDVIQTAQDPTISASEKTQKFSILTQLDALLKQSKKVLAKFNVEIHRRIAMPISCLIFSIISLPLGLVVKRSGKGMSFTMAVVLIIIYWGLFTVGSNVSDNSKFPVWLGPWAGNIVVTIISLNIMLKRTDMRLPLPVMKFFARIGERLSPVSDFLTRTFGYLEPLKTKLTVVLKKLSLWRNREGRG; encoded by the coding sequence AGAGTTCATAGCATCGCCGACCTTCCCCCCGGATTTTATGTTCATACGGACCGGGAAAAATTTTGGAGATGGATTCCCATCCTAGACCGTTATATACTATCGGAGATCGTTCCTCCATTTTTCGTTTCCCTTCTATTTTTCACCACAGTCTATATGGCTCTCGCTCTTCAAAAGATGATCGGTCTTTTCGTGGGGAAAGGCGTGGACCCACTTCGTTTATTGGATTATTTCGGTTACCTTTTGGGAAACATCATGCCGATGACCATACCTATGGCCTGTCTGATGAGCGGGGTCATGGCGGCGGGAAGGTTATCCGGAGATTCCGAGATCACTGCGATTCGCTCAGCGGGTATTAGCTTCTCTCGAATCTACATCGTATTTCTCATTTTCGGAACTGTAATGGCCCTCGTAGTGGGGTATCTGAACTTTTATCTTTCTCCGGAAAATACCAGGAAGATGGAGGAATTTAATAAATGGGTTATGGCTTATAATCCTCTTCTCGCAATGACTCCGGGCCAATTCAGCGGGGATAAGACACAGGGTCTGTTTGAGGAAAAGGGACGGACCATGTATACCGAGGGAGTTAACCCGGAGACCGGAGAATTGAGCGGAGTCCAAATTCGAGAGTGGACGATTTCCCTCGAAGGGGACGAATACTTTTACATAGGCACTACTGCGATTCCAATGGGTGGTTCTCGCTTATCACAAATTATTGCCGCCAAAAAAGGAACCCTCGTAGAAAAAATGGGGCCGAACGGAGAATTCGAAAAATCGATCCGATTGAAGGGCGGTTGGATCTTGGAATGGAACCAGGATAAAAAAGGATTCTCCGTTTACGACTTACGCAACGGGGAGATGGATTATAATATTCCCAAAAAGGAAGAAAAGAAAACATTAGAGCTGAACGTGAGTCCCGAAACATTTACCATGCCGGTGTTAATCTCCATACGAAATAGCATAGAAAGCGAAGGATTGGAAAACATTCCCGGTCTGGAAATTTTGCACGAAATGGGGTTATCGATAAAAGGAATCGGCGGTTTGAAAGCCATGGTCACTCAGTTGCAGATCGATGTCATACAAACAGCGCAGGATCCGACCATTTCCGCTTCCGAAAAAACTCAGAAATTTTCGATTCTGACGCAGTTGGATGCATTGCTGAAACAATCTAAAAAAGTGCTGGCAAAATTTAATGTGGAGATCCATCGGCGAATTGCGATGCCGATTTCTTGCTTAATTTTTTCGATTATCTCTCTCCCCCTCGGTTTAGTGGTGAAACGTTCCGGAAAAGGGATGAGTTTCACGATGGCTGTGGTTTTGATCATAATCTACTGGGGTTTATTCACCGTCGGTAGCAATGTCTCCGATAATAGTAAGTTTCCGGTTTGGCTAGGCCCCTGGGCAGGCAATATCGTCGTTACGATCATTAGCCTAAATATCATGCTAAAGAGAACGGATATGCGATTGCCTTTACCCGTTATGAAGTTTTTTGCAAGAATCGGGGAAAGACTTTCGCCTGTCTCCGATTTCCTGACTCGGACTTTCGGGTATTTGGAGCCCCTAAAAACGAAATTGACAGTGGTACTCAAGAAATTATCTTTATGGAGAAACCGGGAAGGAAGGGGTTAG
- a CDS encoding FcpA-related putative periplasmic flagellar protein, translating to MRHFRSWNLPDKEKSLLLIIMIPLFCVLGESDPHDRFPEKRLEMLIPESTNEGPWSENPLEFHDLDFLGNFSEDNSKSLIKKAGEELGKALDTFRKTSSAIDRRRKDEEAKSPDSERYDWQRKTRLENFDRVLNRELARARLDTISLLAMASQNLDKVKNPNIKRTSSFLEIQADVYRELIKHQYAMKNFVQSAGFLEKYIDLDPKFNEEPEPHQLLAHCYERLYLAAKKGKDEDNAQSYLSLRRKHGIRYAELKYGQNSYEFKKVMELLARD from the coding sequence ATGCGCCATTTTCGTTCCTGGAATTTGCCCGATAAAGAGAAAAGCCTCCTTCTCATCATTATGATTCCCTTGTTTTGTGTATTGGGGGAATCGGATCCGCACGACCGCTTTCCCGAAAAAAGGCTGGAAATGCTAATTCCGGAATCCACGAACGAAGGACCTTGGAGCGAAAATCCTTTAGAGTTTCACGATTTGGATTTTCTCGGCAATTTTTCCGAAGATAATTCAAAATCCTTAATCAAGAAAGCCGGTGAAGAATTAGGAAAAGCCCTAGATACATTCAGAAAAACCAGTTCTGCGATCGATCGAAGAAGAAAAGACGAAGAGGCAAAATCGCCGGATTCCGAGAGATACGACTGGCAAAGAAAAACAAGACTCGAAAATTTCGATAGGGTTTTGAATAGGGAACTCGCTCGGGCGAGACTAGATACGATCAGCTTACTCGCAATGGCATCACAAAATCTTGATAAAGTTAAAAACCCGAATATTAAGCGAACGAGTTCTTTTTTGGAGATTCAGGCAGACGTCTACCGGGAATTGATCAAACACCAATACGCGATGAAAAACTTCGTTCAGTCGGCCGGTTTTCTGGAAAAATATATCGATTTAGATCCGAAATTCAACGAGGAACCGGAACCTCACCAACTCCTCGCGCATTGCTACGAAAGACTTTATCTGGCTGCCAAGAAAGGTAAGGACGAGGATAACGCTCAATCTTATTTATCTTTAAGAAGAAAGCACGGAATTCGTTACGCCGAACTCAAGTACGGTCAAAATTCCTACGAATTTAAAAAAGTCATGGAGTTGCTCGCAAGAGATTGA